The genomic segment GTCAAAAGCTTAGGTTGGCGAGGCGCGGGGCACGCTTTCAGCCGCCCGTCACGCTCATGTGCCTGGAGACGCTGGGGCGGTCGTGGCGGCGGTCGATGATGAAATCATGACCCTTGGGCTTCAGCCCGATGGCGCGGTCGATCGCATCCGCAAGCAACAGGTCGTCGCCGGATGCACGCAGAGGTTTGCGCAAGTCCGAGGCATCCTCGTGGCCGAGGCAGGTGTGCAGCGTTCCCGTGCAGGTGATGCGCACCCGGTTGCAGGATTCGCAAAAATTGTGGGTCATCGGCGTGATGAAGCCGAGCTTGCCGCCGGTCTCGGCGACGCTGACATAGCGCGCCGGTCCGCCGGTGCTCTCGGCCAGATCCGTCAGCGTGAATTGCTGGGCGAGGCGGGCGCGTACCAGCGACAGCGGCAGGTATTGGTCGATCCGGCCCGAGCCGATCTCGCCCATGGGCATCACCTCGATCAGCGTCAGGCCCATGCCCTTGCCGTGGGCCCAGCGCATCAGTTCGGGCAGTTCGTCCTCGTTGAGGTTCTTCAGCGCGACGGCGTTGATCTTGACGGCAAGCCCCGCGGCGCGCGCGGCCTCGATGCCTTCCAGCACCTTGTCGATCTCGCCCCAGCGGGTGATCTCGCGAAACTTCTGCGGATCGAGCGTGTCGAGCGAGACGTTGATGCGGCGGACGCCGCAATCGGCGAGTTCCTGCGCGTGCTTCGCAAGCTGGGTGCCGTTGGTGGTCAGCGTCAGCTCGTTCAACGCGCCGCTCGACAGGTGCCGCGACAGCGAGCGGACCAGCGTCATGACGTTGCGGCGGACCAAGGGCTCGCCGCCGGTGAGGCGCAGCTTCTTCACGCCCTTTGCGATGAAGGCCGTGCAAAGCCGATCGAGTTCCTCGAGCGTCAGGAGATCGGCCTTGGGCAGGAACGTCATGTCTTCCGACATGCAGTAAAAGCAGCGCAGGTCGCAGCGGTCGGTGACGGAGACGCGCAAGTAAGTGATGGTCCGCCCGAACGGATCGGTCATCGCGCTCGACAGCGCGGCGCGGGGGCTCGCAGGAAGTCCGTTCATAGCAAATGCCTTGTCCCTTACGGCGACGGGCACACCTTTGCTTCAAAGGTGCGGTCGAAGCAATCTAAGCATCGGACGCGGCTAGGACAATCGGTTGGTATACGTAACTCAGCACTTGCCTCCATTCAGATCGGGGAAGGGGAGCTCGGTGCGGGTGCAGCATTGGCCGGCGCCGCGGCGGGCGCGGCCGGCTGGAGTTCCGCAAACACCGGGTTCGGATCGGTGGTGATCGAGGCGGGCGTGGTGAAACCGCCGGGATTCTTGATCACGTTCACCGGCACGCTGGTCGGCTGGTACTTGGGAAGCGCGAAAGCGACGGTGATCCTGTGAATATATCAAATAAATCAGCGGCTTGCGGTGGGTTAAGCGCTCATCAGGCTGATTGCGGCCGCCGGCAGGTCGCGCATGTGATGGATCAGCCGGTCGGGCTTCAGCTCGGCGATCGGCACGTCGGTGTAGCCGAAGCTGACCCCGATCACGGGCACGCCGGCGCGCCGGGCGACGCCGACATCGGTTCCGGCATCGCCGACCATGATGCTGGCCTTCACCTCGCCGCCGGCCCGGGCCACGGTCTCGCGAAAAATGGTCGGATCGGGCTTCTGGACGCCAAACGTATCTGCGCCGCAGATCGCCGCGAAGCGGCGGCTGAGGTCGAGCTGGTCGAGCAGGCGCTTCGACAGCCATTCCAGCTTGTTGGTGCAGACCGCCAGGCGATGGCCTTCTGCCGAAAACTGGTCGAGCGCGGCCTCGAGCCCCTCGAAGGGGCGGGATTCCACCGCGATATGGTCGGCGTAATAGGCGATGAAATCGGCGGTCATCCGGTCCATGTCCGCGGGCGTGACGGTGCGGCCCTCCGCTTCCAGCCCTCGCTCGATCA from the Bradyrhizobium sp. WBAH42 genome contains:
- the moaA gene encoding GTP 3',8-cyclase MoaA, whose product is MNGLPASPRAALSSAMTDPFGRTITYLRVSVTDRCDLRCFYCMSEDMTFLPKADLLTLEELDRLCTAFIAKGVKKLRLTGGEPLVRRNVMTLVRSLSRHLSSGALNELTLTTNGTQLAKHAQELADCGVRRINVSLDTLDPQKFREITRWGEIDKVLEGIEAARAAGLAVKINAVALKNLNEDELPELMRWAHGKGMGLTLIEVMPMGEIGSGRIDQYLPLSLVRARLAQQFTLTDLAESTGGPARYVSVAETGGKLGFITPMTHNFCESCNRVRITCTGTLHTCLGHEDASDLRKPLRASGDDLLLADAIDRAIGLKPKGHDFIIDRRHDRPSVSRHMSVTGG
- a CDS encoding HAD family hydrolase is translated as MTSFKTTSPHTIVFDLDGTLVDTAPDLITALNYVLDREGLPPVPMASARNMIGAGARKLIERGLEAEGRTVTPADMDRMTADFIAYYADHIAVESRPFEGLEAALDQFSAEGHRLAVCTNKLEWLSKRLLDQLDLSRRFAAICGADTFGVQKPDPTIFRETVARAGGEVKASIMVGDAGTDVGVARRAGVPVIGVSFGYTDVPIAELKPDRLIHHMRDLPAAAISLMSA